The genomic stretch agcgaaaaGCGAGAGAGCAGTATAACTATTGATGatcccagtttcagttatatgcAGAAACTCTGTATGGTTTGTAAACTTAGTTTGATAGAAATGATTTTCAGCTGCAAAATGGTCAGAATTCGCTTAGTATACTTTACGCGCTTAAcatattttgtcaaaaatacttgtaaattttttcagatttttcagtatcCTAGAACatgatttttcaacattttgttttaaatagttactattggaaaaatatttttttctccaaaaaaatattCTCATAAACTACAACCTAGGATGAATCTGTGCCCTAGAagtaagacactattgatatattgcgaaatatgtCCAATATTCAATATCAAAAAGTATTTACCGTTCCATTTTCGGGCACCCCTCTATCTATATCATAGCTCATTGCCGTTACATCAAGCGTTACATTATCGTTTGAGgttgtcaattgacagataaacgataaatatcaaaatatatcaaccaatatcgtgtaatattatcgaaatattttttataaaaataaaggtgtctagcccctagtCTGTgcctaaatatttttaaagatatgtctatataaaaagaatattgacctgaactccaaatgacaataacaacttgaaaacttattcaaattcaataaaaattggaaaatcaacttcccgagtgaaactcttgaatttttcaatccttttttgaaaaaaagtacacacttaaaattgtttgcgggtctcggtaatttattgccgcgaacggcaccactgagtgctcggttaaaaaataatgacagctgtcacattttttcgtgaatctcggttcCCCTAACTGATATTTCAgctcgttaatattttgtgccgaaacttcagttagaccgagattttcgaaaaaatgtgacagctgtcatttttttctaaccgagcactcagtggtgccgttctcaacaaaaattaccgagagccggcaaaaaaatttaagtgtgtagacATCGTGATTTTTAGTAATCCATTTTACGATTTCTAACCCTATTatattgtggcgccagcactaaattaaagttcggaagtcggacttccgaactttcttccgactttaTTGTCAACCATGATGCTGCGTCATCATGTTTTGAAAATCATAACAAAACAGTGTAGTTTTTTTAGAAAGGCGCTATAATTCCATTTTTTAGTTGTTAATTTTTCCCGTAAATCCCATATTTGAAGCAGCAATGTCTAGTATGATTATAAAAACTGTGCGTCATAATCATGCATCTCCAAATACCGTGTACCATGCGCTCTACGGATATTACTTCCTGGGAATTCCAAGGAAGGAACTCGCGCGGATCTACGGAAAGTCGTTAGCGACAATTGGCCATTGGATCATTAGATATGAAGAAAATGGAATATATAAACGTAAGCAGCACAAGAAATACAAGAAATTGAGCATTGAAATGAGGACATGGCTTGTTGACCTCTACCGCTGTGAACCTCTGCTGTTTCTTGATGAAGCCAAACAGAGGTTCTTTAAGAAATTCTACATGTCGATAAGTGTTTCATCAATATGCATCATTTTGCATGCGGCTGGAATGACGTGGAAGTGTATCGAGCGAAGAGCCGTGCAAATCAAGGAAGAAGATATAGTGCGATTCATCCATGACTTGTTATCAGTGTCATGGGATCTTCAGAATCTCGTTTTCTTGGACGAGATCAGCGTTGAAAATCGAGACGTGTTGCGTAAGAAAGGATATGGAATGGTTGGGCAGAAGTTACTTTACCGTGGCGAGTTTTGCAGGAAACCCCGTGCGTCTTTTCTGTGTTTCCTTGGCGTAGGTGGAATGCTGGACAGCTTTCACACGCAGGGTACTTTCAccagaaagattttttttaatgctgTCGACAGTTTGCCCTTCAAAACAGTGATGCAAATTTGATACGCTATTTACGATCGATTGGTATAATCCCAATTTTTCTACCCGCGTATTGTCCATTTTTCAATCCAATCGAGATTATTTTTGGCATCGTCAAGCGGTTCTTGATAAAACATCATCATGAGGGATCCCCGATATTGCCAGAGGTCTGCGATGCTATAAGTCAATTCAGGGTGTATCGATGTGCAAGGATTTTTGAGCAATGTGGTTACCTTCCCTGTGGTGTATTTATGCCAGAAAAGGCTCTTTAGAATGACATAACTCGTTTGGATTTCAATATAATTACAAGATAGATCAGCATAaacgttttttattattttaaacaaaatcaacagaaaaaaaatgcagAATATGTCCTCTGGACGAAACATGTGACATTTGTCCTacgaattttttatttgtggTCCACGTCTTCGCCATCCGTTACCCTATCAGCTAGGCTTTGGCTTAATTCCGTTTCCTACGGTCGAACAGCAAATTCCATGGAATTAAACATCTCGGCCCCAAGAAGTCCTCGATTCTCCAGATCGTGTATTTTGGCCAAAGCTCCATCAATGCTTCGTTTCGCGTCCATCAAGAGGTTCTTCACGTTGCCTATTTCTCTCAGCCATCCACTGTTGTTGTTTTGCGCTACAATCATTCCTCTGTGTACGGCTTCCAGTCTGCTCGGTTCAGAAGATGCGACCCATCGAAAGTATTTCGAAAGCTGAATTGGTTGAGCATCAGCGTTTTTCATTTGGTCTTGCTTGTGTGCTGGCGAAGAATGAATTACATTTGCCCATAAAAGCCAGAAGCTGTGGTGGACACCAGATGAGAATGTTTGACGCGTAATTCTTCCGCTAAAGCGGAATCGTCCCCGACAGAATGCGCTCCAGCTCGATCCATGGTTTGAGGGGAAAGCAACTTACGCTGGATGGCTTGAGGATGTGCTTGAGTTTCCACAGTAGTTTACCACACGTAAACATAAACTCGCAATGTTTTGCCTTTCCAGCCCCTCCAAATTCTTGCTGTTAGCGTCTCGAttgcgtagaattttttttttcgctgtatCCTGGAGCGTGATGAACTCACTGGCGTCATTTACTGTGGGCTGAGTGTTTTCCGACCACCTGGGAGTATCATCCTTGAATAAAACCTGCCGTTCTACTCTGGCCACCGCTGTCTCCCACAAGCAATCGACGATCTCATCTTTAGTGTCCCCGTAAACGAGCGCCCTCGTCCATTCTTTCGGACGCAGCTGGCTCCTGTGACATCGCTGGAAAAGAATCCCGGTGAAAGAAAATACGTGGTCGTTTTCGCTCAGACGGGTTGTTTCATCTTCGTCGACTTCCACATCATATAGCGCTTCATAATCATCGATGTTTCTACAAAGACAAATGCGTTATGCATATCATGACTGTATCAGGAAATGCTGTTTATGAATTACCCAATTGATTCGTCTAATGCATCGAAATCGGCGATGTTTCTGCAATAAAAAATGCGTTATGCATAACAACACTGTATCAGCGAATGCTGTTTATCAGCTACCCGATAGATTCGTCCATTATTTCAGATGAAATTGGCtaggaaatataaaaaaacacgAAACAACTCGGTGGACTGCGTGAACGATTAAAATTCGTTTCCCTTTGTAAACACGACTGACAGCGCTGTGGCTGCTaagatggttgcagtgttgcgagaacaacgaaaataaacatCGGGAGTGAGCCTGGTTGCCAGTTTATCAGCGacgttttggtatttttttttaaatacacatTATAACAACCAAAATCCTTATAATATGGTTAAGACAATATTGTTTGTCGGATTTTGAAGTTCGTTCTAAAATACTTCGTTTTTTaccgagcctttggcatccctataccgaggtGTTTTTTACAGTTTCAATGAAAATCATTGTCCATTTTCACCAtttttactgttctcaccgtaATACCGTCAAGATAACTGGAGTATTAGCGTTCTTTTTATTTAATGGTTGAGCATTTTATTTTTACCGTGTATAAGAAATTTATTGATAGTACCGGTAGCACCAGCTATACCGTTTGGCATATAAACACAAAACAGCTGATTTTTATTGAACGCAGGTATTCAATTTGAAC from Wyeomyia smithii strain HCP4-BCI-WySm-NY-G18 chromosome 3, ASM2978416v1, whole genome shotgun sequence encodes the following:
- the LOC129730951 gene encoding uncharacterized protein LOC129730951, with protein sequence MDESIGNIADFDALDESIGNIDDYEALYDVEVDEDETTRLSENDHVFSFTGILFQRCHRSQLRPKEWTRALVYGDTKDEIVDCLWETAVARVERQVLFKDDTPRWSENTQPTVNDASEFITLQDTAKKKILRNRDANSKNLEGLERQNIASLCLRVVNYCGNSSTSSSHPA